Genomic DNA from Planktomarina temperata RCA23:
CGCCGTAGATGCCACGATTGCAAATTTTATGACCCAAGGCATCGATCGTGAACTCTTTGAGCGTATCAAGTCCCAATTCCGCGCCAACGAAATTTACGCCATGGATAATGTCTCAGGCATTGCAGAGCGCTACGGCGCGGCCCTAACGCAAGGACTAACGGTTGCAGATGTGCAGGCCTGGCCGCAGATCTTGCAAGAGGTCACCCCCGAGGAGGTTATGGCGCTTGCCGAACGGTTGTTTGATGAACGAGCCTCTGTGACTGGCTGGATGATGGGACCAAAGGAGGAAGCACAATGATGCGTATTCTAGCCCTAGGAGCCCTGCTGTGGGCTGGCGCGGTTCAGGCCGATAGCCCTGTCAAAACCGTCACCAGCCCGGGCGGTCTCTCTGCCTGGGTTTTGGAAGAACCCGCAATCCCTTTCACCGCTTTGAACATTATGTTTTCCGGCGGCGCAGCGCTTGATCCCCCAGACAAGCGCGGTGCGGCTTTTATGATGACCGGACTGTTAGAAGAGGGCGCCGGAGATTTGGATTCGCAGGCCTTCGCAGCCGCGAAAGAAGCGTTATCTGCCTCTTTTAGCTTTGACGTAACCGACGACACTCTGTCTATTTCCGTGCGGGTTTTAACTGAAAACCGGGCCGAGGCTTTGGCCCTTTTGAAAACCGCATTAATGCAGCCCCGTTTTGACCCAGACGCCGTTGAAAGGGTGCGCCAACAGGTTCTCTCAATTCTGGCCTCAAATGCGCAAGATCCGACAGACACAGCGCAGCGCGTTTGGTCAGAGCAAGCCTTTGGAGATCACGCCTATGGAACCTCTTACCAAGGCACAGAAAGCTCCGTCGCGGCACTGACCCGCACCGATTTGCTGGCCGCGCATCAAAACCTTCTGGTGCGGGATGCAATATCAATCTCGGCTGTTGGGGATATTACGGCCGAAGAGCTCGGGCCCATTCTGGACGATTTGCTTGGCGATTTGCCGGCAGGGTCCACCCTCGAAACGGCGCCCTTGGAGCTGGACATCCCCGCCGGTCTGACCGTGGTGGATATACCCACACCGCAATCCGTCGCCATTTTTGGCCACAGCGGCATTGATCGCGCGCATCCTGATTTTTTTGCGGCCTTTATTCTAAACACCATTCTTGGCGGACATGGCATTGAAAGCCGGCTAACCGCAGAAGTCCGCGAGAAGCGTGGGCTCACCTATGGCATCTCGACAATTCTGATCAGCAAGGATCAGGCCGATGTGATGTTGGGACAGGTGGCCAGTGCCAATGACCGAATTGGCGCCGCTATTGAGGTCATTCGTGACGAATGGAGCAAGCTGGCCCGTGACGGTGTCACCGCCGAAGAATTGCACGCGGCTCAAACCTATCTGACCGGCGCCTACCCCTTGCGGTTTGATGGAAATTCACAGATTGCCCGGATCCTAGTGGGCATGCAGCGCCAAGGTTTAGGGCTGGATTACATCAACACCCGCAACGCAAGAATCAACGCGGTCACTCTGCCTGAAATCAACCGCGTGGCTGCGCAGTTGCTCAAGCCAGAGGCCTTGAATTTTGTTGTGGTGGGACAGCCAAC
This window encodes:
- a CDS encoding M16 family metallopeptidase codes for the protein MMRILALGALLWAGAVQADSPVKTVTSPGGLSAWVLEEPAIPFTALNIMFSGGAALDPPDKRGAAFMMTGLLEEGAGDLDSQAFAAAKEALSASFSFDVTDDTLSISVRVLTENRAEALALLKTALMQPRFDPDAVERVRQQVLSILASNAQDPTDTAQRVWSEQAFGDHAYGTSYQGTESSVAALTRTDLLAAHQNLLVRDAISISAVGDITAEELGPILDDLLGDLPAGSTLETAPLELDIPAGLTVVDIPTPQSVAIFGHSGIDRAHPDFFAAFILNTILGGHGIESRLTAEVREKRGLTYGISTILISKDQADVMLGQVASANDRIGAAIEVIRDEWSKLARDGVTAEELHAAQTYLTGAYPLRFDGNSQIARILVGMQRQGLGLDYINTRNARINAVTLPEINRVAAQLLKPEALNFVVVGQPTGLTEE